One stretch of Rhipicephalus sanguineus isolate Rsan-2018 chromosome 10, BIME_Rsan_1.4, whole genome shotgun sequence DNA includes these proteins:
- the LOC119406371 gene encoding LOW QUALITY PROTEIN: 1-acyl-sn-glycerol-3-phosphate acyltransferase epsilon (The sequence of the model RefSeq protein was modified relative to this genomic sequence to represent the inferred CDS: substituted 1 base at 1 genomic stop codon) produces the protein MAGSPVIESGICDIGKLSFHLIVLVTLAAPLFLVWSAWRLLTGLLALPHHVYQVGDDMVFHFCQRLMIALLEGVVGVKALFYGDIGDIVQKKERAFYIVNHQSSFDWIAVSLLAERTGCTGNLRFIVKKTIQSVPLLGFYFHQHGCIYINRQQLNHFKMKQGLYYLQNKSIQSSVVLFPEGNRFIPGKMDVIKKSTEFALSQGLPVPRQHLMPRARGFVLTVEEMRNYLDAVYCVTIIYGGTKMPHGGRRAAPNICDMFTGKCGVVHMHIKXTPIDKLPDDDNGLKKFIFDAFYEKDKMLTAYYESDETPPELQNPVFVPCEHVHSKLVSVAAVFTVSFLLLTPGGRACVWMTWLYGSIFGYSWLGMNSVA, from the exons atggctggctctcccgtaattGAGAGTGGAAT CTGCGACATAGGGAAGCTGTCGTTCCACCTGATAGTGTTGGTCACACTCGCGGCGCCGCTGTTCCTGGTGTGGAGCGCGTGGCGCCTGCTCACGGGCCTGCTGGCGCTGCCCCATCACGTGTACCAGGTGGGAGACGACATGGTCTTCCACTTCTGCCAGAGGCTCATGATCGCGctcctggaaggcgtcgtcggcgTTAAG GCGTTGTTCTATGGAGACATCGGAGACATTGTGCAGAAGAAAGAGCGAGCTTTCTACATCGTCAACCACCAAAGCTCCT TCGACTGGATTGCCGTGAGCCTGCTGGCCGAACGCACAGGATGCACGGGTAACCTGCGGTTCATAGTCAAGAAGACCATACAGTCGGTTCCGCTACTCGGCTTCTACTTCCACCAG CATGGCTGTATCTACATCAACCGGCAGCAGCTAAACCACTTCAAGATGAAGCAAGGTCTCTACTACCTCCAGAATAAATCCATACAG TCAAGCGTTGTGCTGTTTCCCGAAGGCAACCGGTTCATCCCCGGCAAAATGGACGTCATCAAAAAAAGCACGGAGTTCGCACTTAGCCAAG GTCTTCCGGTGCCTCGCCAGCACCTGATGCCGCGGGCGCGGGGTTTCGTGCTGACCGTCGAGGAGATGCGGAACTACCTGGACGCGGTGTATTGCGTTACCATCATCTACGGCGGCACCAAGATGCCCCACGGGGGCCGCAGGGCCGCACCCAATATTTGCG ACATGTTCACCGGAAAGTGCGGTGTGGTGCACATGCACATCAAGTGAACGCCCATCGACAAGCTTCCCGATGATGACAACGGACTCAAGAAGTTCATCTTCGACGCCTTCTACGAGAAAGACAA GATGCTCACCGCGTACTACGAATCTGACGAGACCCCGCCCGAGCTCCAGAACCCGGTGTTCGTGCCGTGCGAGCACGTGCACAGCAAGCTCGTGTCCGTGGCCGCGGTGTTCACCGTCAGTTTCCTCTTGCTGACGCCGGGAGGCCGCGCCTGCGTCTGGATGACCTGGCTGTACGGCTCCATCTTCGGATACTCCTGGCTCGGAATGAACTCGGTCGCGTGA